A region of the Verrucomicrobiota bacterium genome:
CATCTAAAGATGGCAAAGTCAGCTTTGCTTTTGTCTCCAATGGGGTAGACCCGTTCTGGACAATCGCCGAGAGCGGTGTAAAAGCGGCAGCGGCTGATCTGGGAGTGCATGCGGATGTGCTAATGCCTGCAGCAGGCGCGGTAGAGCAAAAAAGCATGTTGGAAGATTTGATGACCCGCGGAACAACGGGCATCGCTGTTAGCCCAATAGATTCGGCCAACCAAACCGATTTCCTGAATCAAGTTGCCGCTCAAACCATATTAATCACCCAGGATTCCGATGCACCCGAGTCGAACCGGCGTGTATACATCGGCATGGACAACTATGACGCTGGCCGTGAATGCGGCAAGCTCGTGGTGGAAGCCCTTCCGAACGGCGGATCGATTATGATTCTTGTGGGCAGAATGGAACAGGACAATGCCCGACGCAGACGTCAGGGAGTCATAGACGAAGTCCTTGGCCGTTCACACGATCCCTCCCGATTTGACCCACCCGGGAATCCACT
Encoded here:
- a CDS encoding sugar-binding protein — translated: MLKKTALLLATVIILAGCGGGSSKDGKVSFAFVSNGVDPFWTIAESGVKAAAADLGVHADVLMPAAGAVEQKSMLEDLMTRGTTGIAVSPIDSANQTDFLNQVAAQTILITQDSDAPESNRRVYIGMDNYDAGRECGKLVVEALPNGGSIMILVGRMEQDNARRRRQGVIDEVLGRSHDPSRFDPPGNPLSANGYTILGTLTDQFDRAKAKANAEDTLARNPDVGAMVGLFAYNPPLIIEALEQAGKLKQVKVIGFDEAERTLQGIIDGDVHGTVVQNPYMYGYKSIEVLKALHEGRDTGAGPNNFINIDARQIRKDNVVEFWADLKKKLGKG